The Pseudoalteromonas tunicata genome segment CCTCTCCTATCTCTTCAAACGGCTTAACACTGAACTGCATCTTAAAATCACTTAACAAACGAGACTGTTTTTCAACAGCGACAATGTCTTGCATGACCGGCTTTTCAAATAAATAGGAGCCTTCTAACTGACGCAGCATTGAAGATAATCGATTATTTGACTCGCTCTTGCCTACAATTTGAAGTGCACGATCTTTACGCTCTAAACTTGTCAAATAAACACCTGACGGTACCATTTTGGCAAGTTCATCCATAATTTGGGTACCCAAATTACGACTGCTTTGTAATTCTTCGATAAGACGCATACGCTGCTGTAAGCTCTCTTTTTTCTTATCAAGCTCTTTTATTTCAGCTATTCGCCTATCTAGTACCACTATTTCGGCCGTTAAAAAGCCATTTCGTAAATTTTGCCCTTCCTTCATGGATGAGTAGACCATGCTGATAACAAACATTGACCCAAATGAAACTAAAGTGACCAAAAATAAAATAGAGAGATACTGTTTTTGGGCCTCTTTTCGCGATGCTTCGCGCCAAGGCAACAGATTTATATGTGGCATGATGAAAAACTCCTCAAGGCTAATCCTGTTGCAACTGCCAATTGCGCCTTATTCTTGTCCAATTGTTCTCGGTCAATTGTTGGAGCAAGTTCCATACCATTAAAGGGGTCGATAATAATAGAGTGAATTCCTAATTCATCAACAAGTAACTTATCAAGACCTCGAATTAAAGAGGTCCCTCCAGACAAGACAATATAATCTATCTGGTCTTTACCACTTGTTGTCAAAAACATCTGCACAGCTCGACGTACTTGCTGTAAGAATGCGGTTTGAAATGGAGCTAATACTTCAAAAGTGTAGTTTGGCGGTAAATCACCATTGATTTTAGCAAGCTCCGCTTCATCAAAACTCTTGTTATAATATGAAACGATAGTATTGGTATATTGTTCACCACCAAACACTTGATCTCTGGTATAAATCGTTTGGCCATTATGAACCACACTAACCAAAGTCAATGACGCACCTACATCGATAAATGCCACAATTTTGTTAACGGCATCATCAGGTAATGATGCGTAACATAAATCTATAGTTCTGCTGAGAGCATAAGCTTCAACATCAACCACTTTTGGCTCAAAACCTGCTGCATCAATAGCACCTACACGCGCTTCAATGCTTTCTGTACGTGCAGCTGATAATAAAACATTTACTTTTGACGGGTCAGTTTCATTAATGTGAAGCTTTTCAAAATCAAGGCTTACCTCATCTAACGGATAAGGTATGAGGCTATCAGCTTCAATTTCAATTTGA includes the following:
- a CDS encoding pilus assembly protein PilM, whose translation is MLTKLIKKPAVWMVGIDIGSHSVKAVLLSQKDAHYRLEAIAIEPMPKGAMVERSIQDIEAVSRVISKIRKKMPKAVQQAAVAVSGQTVITKVIFMDVALTDSELESQIEIEADSLIPYPLDEVSLDFEKLHINETDPSKVNVLLSAARTESIEARVGAIDAAGFEPKVVDVEAYALSRTIDLCYASLPDDAVNKIVAFIDVGASLTLVSVVHNGQTIYTRDQVFGGEQYTNTIVSYYNKSFDEAELAKINGDLPPNYTFEVLAPFQTAFLQQVRRAVQMFLTTSGKDQIDYIVLSGGTSLIRGLDKLLVDELGIHSIIIDPFNGMELAPTIDREQLDKNKAQLAVATGLALRSFSSCHI
- a CDS encoding PilN domain-containing protein; the protein is MPHINLLPWREASRKEAQKQYLSILFLVTLVSFGSMFVISMVYSSMKEGQNLRNGFLTAEIVVLDRRIAEIKELDKKKESLQQRMRLIEELQSSRNLGTQIMDELAKMVPSGVYLTSLERKDRALQIVGKSESNNRLSSMLRQLEGSYLFEKPVMQDIVAVEKQSRLLSDFKMQFSVKPFEEIGEANK